A genomic window from Syngnathus typhle isolate RoL2023-S1 ecotype Sweden linkage group LG18, RoL_Styp_1.0, whole genome shotgun sequence includes:
- the LOC133142642 gene encoding epidermal growth factor receptor kinase substrate 8-like protein 1 isoform X6, with protein sequence MLLDLGSDAVYLRDIQTKEELEKYYLDSIFRCESVNGEELFPSVLLLVCQSPNEKKPDVLFFGCENTKAEQLCDNITKAVSKSGQSKTGSDSIRFSHDDADMIDPYGIPSHPIAHAPNAPPINPPPYPGPRGQKGIFIHTGSANGGPDVSLLRAEREVDILNHCFDDIESFMSKLQQTAEAAIVLNQRKKKKKSKKQSAEEDLLTVKARPPPEEEFVDIFQKFKYCFSLLARLKSTIANPSSEDLVHHVFKPLDMMVKTTGGPALAASVSSPALTGAAVSLLQENLNVEERTLWTSLGPNWTHARVLLVCNPWPAGGAIHSSELRGPIAPYTPVFLDGWKPDKFWADGQVWEDPVESQHAHEALRLKQEQEQQQLNSHIGDDVDTGGSPESEKVYSCSYDFIARNNTELSVQQGETLEVLESSKRWWKCRNRFNQVGFVPFNILEPVTHAESPVTGKPPTIPQAPPPPPMAKTFTPAAPGQPIARPNLSARVPQSMPTYGQHGPAAEDDKVMLVNDELLLRLTNGKAINSKPLIIPRSAETSLPLDYHSTPEEVASWLAGKGFSEPTVTCLGVLTGAQLFSLSKDELREVIPDEGTRVYSQMAVQRALLEDARRATELEAVMEKQKMKVDLKLESSTL encoded by the exons ATGCTACTGGATCTCGGCTCTGATGCCGTTTATCTCAGAGACATTCAGACTAAG GAGGAACTGGAGAAGTATTACTTGGACTCCATCTTCCGCTGCGAGTCGGTTAACGGCGAGGAGCTCTTCCCGTCGGTCCTTCTCCTGGTGTGCCAAAGCCCCAATGAGAAGAAACCAGATGTCCTCTTCTTCGGCTGTGAGAACACGAAG GCAGAGCAACTCTGCGACAACATCACGAAGGCCGTTTCCAAATCGGGCCAGAGTAAGACCGGTTCTGATTCAATCAG GTTTTCCCACGACGACGCAGACATGATCGACCCCTACGGCATTCCGAGCCATCCGATCGCGCACGCTCCCAACGCCCCGCCAATCAACCCCCCGCCTTACCCCGGACCAAGAGGTCAGAAAGGCATCTTCATTCATACTGGTTCAG CCAACGGCGGCCCAGACGTGTCCTTGCTTCGAGCCGAGCGAGAAGTG GACATCCTCAATCACTGCTTCGATGACATCGAGAGTTTCATGTCCAAGCTGCAGCAGACCGCCGAGGCCGCCATCGTGCTCAACCagcggaagaagaagaagaaaagcaaaaagcAGAGCGCTGAAG AAGATCTGCTCACGGTGAAAGCCAGGCCGCCACCCGAAGAGGAGTTTGTCGATATCTTCCAGAAATTCAAATATTGCTTCAGTCTATTG GCCCGTTTGAAATCAACCATAGCCAATCCTTCCTCTGAGGACCTTGTTCATCACGTATTTAAACCTTTGGATATG ATGGTGAAGACGACAGGGGGGCCGGCTCTGGCCGCCTCTGTGTCCAGCCCCGCCTTGACCGGCGCTGCCGTGTCGTTGCTGCAAGAGAACCTGAACGTGGAGGAGAGGACACTGTGGACGTCCTTGGGTCCAAATTGGACGCACGCTCG GGTCCTTCTGGTGTGCAACCCTTGGCCAGCTGGGGGCGCTATACACAG CTCGGAGCTCAGAGGGCCCATCGCTCCATACACGCCTGTGTTCCTGGACGGCTGGAAGCCCGACAAGTTCTGGGCGGACGGGCAGGTCTGGGAGGATCCGGTGGAGTCGCAGCACGCGCATGAAGCCCTCCGTCTCAAACAAGAG CAGGAGCAACAGCAGCTCAACAGCCACATCGGTGATGACGT AGACACGGGAGGCTCTCCCGAGTCTGAAAAAGTCTACAGCTGCAGTTATGACTTCATCGCCAGGAACAACACTGAGCTTTCAGTGCAACAAGGGGAGACGCTTGAG GTGCTGGAGTCATCCAAGCGCTGGTGGAAATGCCGCAATCGCTTCAACCAAGTGGGCTTCGTTCCCTTCAACATCCTGGAGCCAGTTACTCACGCGGAGAGTCCCGTCACTGGCAAGCCGCCCACA ATCCCCCAGGCTCCGCCCCCGCCTCCGATGGCCAAGACTTTCACCCCAGCCGCACCCGGCCAGCCCATTGCGCGCCCGAACCTCTCCGCACGTGTTCCGCAGAGTATGCCCACCTACGGCCAGCATGGTCCTGCAGCAGAGGACGATAAAG TTATGTTGGTGAATGACGAGCTGCTACTGAGGCTGACGAACGGAAAGGCCATCAACAGCAAGCCTCTGATCATCCCTCGATCGGCAGAAACCTCCCTTCCTCTCGACTACCATTCCACACCCGAGGAAGTGGCGTCTTGGCTCGCTGGGAAAGGCTTCAGTGAACc GACGGTGACGTGTTTGGGGGTCCTGACAGGCGCTCAACTCTTCTCGCTCAGCAAGGATGAGTTGCGCGAAGTTATTCCAGATGAAGGAACTCGGGTGTACAGCCAAATGGCGGTGCAGCGAGCACTGCTGGAG GATGCTCGGAGGGCCACGGAGCTGGAGGCTGTCATGGAGAAGCAGAAAATGAAGGTGGATCTGAAATTGGAGAGTAGCACATTGTGA